The window gctgcctgacctgcgctttttcagtaccacacattttgacactgactctccagcgtctgcagacctcactttgacgtcaatgtctgacagtcgctCAATCCATTGGGACAGGAAACAATTTTCAATTGAGTCTGTGAGAAGCAGCAAAgcgttttggttcctgtttgagtatgttttcagcatcagtgggactggatgagagaccctactgttgcagcgcaTTGAGTGTGGGGCATGGAGAAGCATCtacagcctggaaagaggaattgacggcagggaggggctggaaacgtgtgtgtgcgcgcagctgaagcttcggccatggcgaaacctgaggaatcccgcCCCGAGGAGAAACGGTGGAAGTGTGCTGATGGCGGAAAAAGCTTCCATTTCCCGTCTGCCCCGGAGATTCATCAGCGcctccacacaggggagaggccgttctcctgccccgagtgtgggaaggccttcagcaaatgCTCCGACCTTCTGAGGCACCAGCGCTCCCACACGGGAGAGAGGCCCTTCAACTGCCCCAAGTGCGGGAAGAGATTTACCCGggcctcccacctgctgagacaccagctggcccacacgggggagaggccgttctcctgccctgaCTGTGGGAAGAGATTTGcccaggcctccaacctgctgacccaccggagggtccacaccggggagaggcccttcagctgccccaagtgtgggaaggccttcagcagttcccccaacctgctgagacaccagcgggtccacacgggggagaggcccttcagctgccccgagtgtgggcaGGCCTTCAGCGATTTCGCTTCCCTGCTGACCCatcggcgggtccacacgggggagaggcccttcagctgccccgagtgcgggaaggccttcaacaattcctcttctctgctgacccaccagcggatccacaccggggagaggcccttcagctgccccgagtgtgggaaggccttcaggcattcccccaacctgctgagacatcggcgggtccacacgggggagaggcccttcagctgcaccgactgcgggaaggccttcagcaattcctccaacctgctgacccaccagcgggtccacacgggagagaggcccttcagctgccccgagtgtgggaaggccttcagcaattccttcaacctgctgacccatcggcgggtccacacgggggagaggcccttcagctgccccctGTGCGGAAAGGACTTCACTCGCTCCTCCCTCCTCCAGAGGCACCAGCGCGTTCACATACCACCGCAGGGGGGATTGAAGGAATGATGGCtgagtgccattatcgactggactattaacccagttccagggatcccaggtttgaatcccgctGCGGCAGATGGCGCTATACAGGgtatgggttgaaattgctgagtgaggcaataattCCTCCaggttaaggctgtaccaaggatccaattacaaagggacatctTGGTGGTGACCAATAGTAAAGAaagtgatgggggatggggtgggggtgggggagaatgggggtgggggggtgtgtgcgcTTTGACtttgagctgtttaaaaagcaaCTACTTTTTCTCTGCCATTTTGCTGAGGGGgtttgaagctgtaacaaagttgggttgcaataaaggttacctgaacttgctgctgtgctcagactctcattgaaagctttgagctccaagagtttttattttaaagctgctcatttctttcagcctcctgcactaagctTCCAATGTCGCATATCAGTTGGAGTCGTGAATGAGCAGCCAGTATCGTGAGAACTTGTCAATTTTTCAGGAGTGCAGAGTGTGTCATTTCATCGGCGTTGTAAAGTTtcctggcagcatcaggaggtgtgggCAGTGTTCGCGAGAAATTATGTGGAGaggccgatgttggactgggctggataaagttaaaaatcacacaacaccaggttatagtccgacaggtttatttggaaggatgagcttttggaacgctgctccttcatcatgtaactgtggagcaggatcataagacccaaattttatagcaaaagatcagtgtcatgtaactgaaatgacaTATTGAACACACCAAGATTGCTGTtcagtctttcaccttttagactGAGtttcaggtttcagttcattaacctgtaaatcccagaattactATTAATTCACATTCTcgagatgacttaaggtttttttttaaaaaagtgacatctcagcccagacaatgcattaaaggtgtgaggttcaagACTGTCAGTATCCCAAATTTGgaactagaaccagtctgattcaaactgggaatttataaaatattacactgattgactgcctgcagtttctgcacatttttgagcaaagtagaatgtgTCTGCAAACATATTTCTGCCAATACAAGTTTGCCCAAAAAGTGATGAGTTTGTGCATGAGAGTGCACGTAAGTGTCTGCGCATGTTTGGTAAAGTGAGTGCGTGATGGAGTATACGCTGAGAGAGTGTTGGGggcgtgtatgtgtgggtgtctggAGAGAAAGCGTGTGTATGAGTGAGCTATCAAAAGCGAGGGCTTGCGTTTGGCTAAAACAAGGAAGGGAAGCCCATGAACAATTAAGGGTCCAACCCTTTGTCGTGCTGTacaagagagacagggtggggttcaggtacacagttctttgaaagttgcatcgctgctcgacagggtggtcaagaagacattaagcacacttgccttcattgttcacccCACTGAGTctcggagttgggacatcatgttgaggttgtacatgatgttggtgaggccacttgtaGAGTACTGAGTACGATTCTGGTGACCCTGTAAGAGAAGTCTTCCTATGAGAGAGGGTTcggtaaagatttaccaggaggttgcCAAGACtagatggtttgagttataagaagagatTTGGACTTTATTtattggagcacaggaggttgaggagtgacattattgaggttgataaaatcatgaggaatggaggtaaggtgaatagcaaagggctcTTCCTTAGTGTAGGGGAAGTCAAGGCTCAGGGGCATATATCTttgaagtgagaggagagagatttaaaaggaacctgagggacaacgttttgacagagggtggtttgcatgtggaatttggatgagtatatgcatagaaaggtttagagggatatgggccaaacacaggcaagtgggactagtttagtttgggaatcctgatcggcatggatgaattgaaccgaagggtctgtttctgtgccgtcgacctctctgaaccagaagtgatcttattgaaaccagtagaattctgaaaggggcttgacaggatagatgccaATAAAATGCTCCTTTGTTGGGAATCTATGACTCCcccgacaatgtggaagcaggccattcagcccatttatttTACTCTGGCCCTCCGAAGAGTTTCACCCATATCCATTCCCATCCTCTGTATTTCCCGTGGACAATCCACCCTAaattgcacatccctggtcactatgggtaattcagcacagccaatccacccaaacctctACACCCTGATCTAGAAATTACCTCCTCAAAAATGAaatttaaatgcagagcttttctcTCAGATAAATGTCACTCTGAATCAATATTCAGACGcagacagaattcacacctattgttagaaaagctctaCATTTGAATGATATTCTTGAGAAGGTAATTAAAATCAAATTCTGGGATTAACATAGCAAAGAACAGAAACGCATTCGAaaggtgaaagatttaatctaaaattggTTGATGTGTCATATTTCCGTGACGCTAGACTCCTTTGGATATAAATTGTGATCATGAtctcattctccacaaccacctgatgaaggagcggtgctgcgaaagctagtgcttccaaccaaacctgttggactataacctggtgttgggtgatgtttaactttgtccatgggAAACACATGAGTTGTGGGACTGGTAACAGTTCTTATTTTGTGATCTATTCCAAGTGAAATTTCTCCTCTGTGCAGGCACGGGTGAACAGTTTGTTTTTTGTACTTTGTGCGAGATCGGGCGAGCAGCTTTTAAATCCTTACGTTAAGCAGTTCAAGTAAACTGTCAATCAGCAATTGTATTCAGAGAGTGGTACTTCCAGCTCTGGTAATCCTGTTgcatcaacacagagagggagaggatgtcACATCTAAAGAGCAGATAGAAAAGTTATTTCGCTTGTTCAGTCAGTTCCTCACTCAGATGAGACTGGATACTGCTTTTAATGGATCATAATTAAATGCTACAATGGAACACCTTAAATTCAAGGAATTTTGAAAGGGCAAACGAACAGTAACTTTGAAGAGAGATGTTCTTCTATTTTTAACCTTGGGTGACCTATATGAGGCATTTTTATTGATAGCTCCATAATCATCTTCCTGCTGGATATTTTTCAGGGCAAACAATTTCTGGTGGGAGAAATTCTGTATCCTGGGAAGGCagggaaatgaaaataaaaacaggCTGTTAAAAGCATGTGAACTATGGGCCCACGAGCTCTCGTGGGAGCAGTGCATTTGCCAAAAACATTTCTGAGGAATTCTGTCTTAACTGTTGGACTGAAAGTAGTTTCCCTACTGAACATTAAACAGGTATTGAGAATGTTGCACATTATAGAGTGTGTTCCTGAGGACCGGAGGAGGATTGAACTTGCCAACGTGAACCACactttgcagagagaggaaatttCTCCGGATGGAAGAGGTTGATGGAAGTCAACAATTGTCAGATTATTTCATGAAAATAACAGCTGGTATGGGGATTCCAGAAGAGGGGAGTCTGTaatgacacacagaaacaaacccttcagtccaggccaaccagatatcctaaattaatctagtgacccatttggcccatatccctctgaatgtttcctattcatgtccccatccagatatATGTTTTTCTTCGAAGAATACTTAGGTGAGAGCCGAGATATGCTATTACTCAGCCTTTCCCCACTGAGCTTCACCTTTCCTTCGTGCTAATCGTAGCTGGAGAAGGCTGAAAGCTGTAAAGGATTtcctggggggaaaaaaaacgtTTATTccagattgggctcagtgatggatTTTCTAAAGCTTGGTTATTGTAGATTTCaatcagacaaaaaaaaactttcagttGTCCTTGTCCAAGGCAGAGTAGATATTCTTTTAAGGTACAATTGAGATATCTACATTCTTTACAATGTTTTTTCCATCATTACCAGTGATTGTCCATCATTTGGTTTATTGAGCATCATCTTCTTGTGATTTACCAGAGATGATTTGAAGTGAATTCTGTAAGATGCTTTTCTATTTTATTTAACTTTACTTGGTTCTTTAAGGCAAAGATTTCCTTTTCATGTGATTAGtattaaaatatctcaatgtataataatgaagcagctcatttattctgaaattatttcaatTAGGTGGTCAATTGCCAAATAATACCTGCACAACTGTTGTCAACATTGATACCCAGGAAAGctattttgtttaatatatttcctTTGTAAAGATCTTATCCAAATTATAAAATGATTGTATTTTCATATGAAATACAGTTTGCAGTGTTTTATTAAACAGTTGAAAGTAACTTTGCACTTAATTGCAATGTTTgggattaaacattgtgaaagATCACTTTTATCAAAGTCACAATTTATGGTGAGTCTATTAACAAACAAATGTTGCCATTTGCTCTTGAATTACCACaaattcaatttgaaattcttgAATGAGTTGGATAAGGGGTTAAAAAGTGAATATTTATTGCACTTTTTCTGAAATTCTCTGCACTGCTATTGTATTTGGTTAAGTGTATGTAACCCTCTTCATAACTTTGTATTTCTTTGATATTGCATTTGTCACTTTTCCTGCCCAAATAGCCTAAAAAAATGTTTTGGCAGTTGGTGAAGTTGTGAATTTTTAGTCTAGTAACATTGTTTCACAATTGAATAATCTGAAGATTAATTTAGGCACCTACAAGAACGTCAAAGAGATTGTGATGATAGAAAGTCAACATGTAGAATTGCCAAAGAAATGTCAACTGTGGCTGCTCTTGATTTGGTACAGACTAAGTAGAGGTAATGGCATTGTACACAAACTGTGTGTCGTGTGAGTTCAgaatttttctcttccttttaatTCTGGCACATGCAGTGATCGCAGCACCATAATCTGTTTTATTTGTTCGtggaatgtgagcatcactggcagaGCCAGAATTTGACTGCTAAGAACACAGATCTGAATATTCGGTGAGCTTGAGTTGCAAGGTCTACTATGGCAAAACAAATGGTACTGGCTTGCACTGTACTCTGAAAAGACAGAGACATTGATGCTCCTATTTATATCTCTCAAAAGGAGAGTGTTTGGTCCAAAAATATTAATAATGGCTCTTTTGTTGAATTATTTCCCTGCATCCGCATATACCTGGAATCGTTTTCTTTTCAAGAATTTTGCAATTACCTTTGCCATTTACTGGTTACATTACCCCTTCACGATCATTTCAAATCGTAATAACTTGCTTATTTTCTTAAAAATTAACTATCTCAAGGTCACCTCAAACCCCTTTTTCAAAGTGGCTGCACTATTTCCAATATGGTCATGCTTTGTAAATATTACCATATACCATTAATTATGTCCAAGTCTCCTTAGATTTCAATGTATCGTTTTAAATATAAAAATGCCCCGTTACTTGTAGCTCAGCCCTTTAAATGTGTTATGTGTTCTCCCCCCGCAGCTGCAGAgtgagacaggagagtttgttttttgtgaatgaacagttgtagcgcgaggtggctgtgacttggtgacggtgaggctccccggccccgcccatccacccggccccgcccatccctcccccggccccgcccatccctcccccggccccgcccacaCCCGTGTGGAGatcctgtacaacctgaacatgatgtcccaacccttgtactcaatggtgtgaacaatgaaggcaatggtgctaaatgccttcttaaccaccctgtctaccagtGATGCAACTTCCAAAGAACGATGTaactgaacccccccccccccacacaaacacacacacacacacccctctctattGCACAACATGGGCCGGGGCCCTATCATTCTGTGCAAGTCCTGCCCTTCCCTGTTTTAGCAGAATACAACCCCTCGCTTTGATTCACACCTTGCTCATACACATCTGCTCTTtcgaaccacacacacacacacacactctctctgacacacacaggcTCATACTCCATTACACTCATTGTACCAAGCATACACTcaacgcatgcacacacacacatgctctctcatgcatgcatgtGCACATACACAACTCAATGGGGTGAGTTTGTAttggcagaattgtatttgcatatATATTCAACtttgtgcactttttgagcaatCTGCAGAAAATCAATCCatgtaatgttttataaattcctactttggaaatagaactggtCTGAttgaagattgggatacagattcaatgttcacacctttaatgcaacATCTGAACCCAGATGTCACCTATTTTAGAAGACCTTATGTCACCTTGAGAATGTGAATTTAAAAAAGCTCTGGGATTAAGTATTAATGTACCAAAACCCacaactcattctaaaagatgaaagacttaacagctatCTAGGTCTGTTCAATATGTCATATCAGTTGAACGATACTGTGATCATTTGCTGTACATTTTGTTTTTATACAGCTACCGGATGAAGCAGTAGTGCActgaaaggtagtgcttccaaataaacctgttggactataacctggtgttgtatgatttttaactttgtcaactccagtccaacactggcactccacatcgtttccagtCAACGCAGCATCGGGTGCTGCCAGTAAACTTTAAAAAGCCAATAAAACACAGTAC of the Chiloscyllium punctatum isolate Juve2018m chromosome 36, sChiPun1.3, whole genome shotgun sequence genome contains:
- the LOC140460758 gene encoding uncharacterized protein isoform X2; the protein is MAKPEESRPEEKRWKCADGGKSFHFPSAPEIHQRLHTGERPFSCPECGKAFSKCSDLLRHQRSHTGERPFNCPKCGKRFTRASHLLRHQLAHTGERPFSCPDCGKRFAQASNLLTHRRVHTGERPFSCPKCGKAFSSSPNLLRHQRVHTGERPFSCPECGQAFSDFASLLTHRRVHTGERPFSCPECGKAFNNSSSLLTHQRIHTGERPFSCPECGKAFRHSPNLLRHRRVHTGERPFSCTDCGKAFSNSSNLLTHQRVHTGERPFSCPECGKAFSNSFNLLTHRRVHTGERPFSCPLCGKDFTRSSLLQRHQRVHTVEKPWKCGDCGKGYHFPSALETHRRSHTREKPFLCPVCGKAFRHSSNLQAHQRIHTGERPFRCPECGKAFGTSSHLMTHQRIHTGEKPFTCSQCGKAFSDSSSLLTHQRVHTGERPFSCPECGKGFSNSCNLLTHQRVHTGERPFTCSLCGKGFTYSSNLRNHQRIHTGERPFSCPKCGKAFSSSSNLLTHQRIHTGERPFSCPKCGKAFSSSSNLLTHQRVHTGERPFSCPKCGKAFTQVSSLLRHQWVHTGERPFTCSQCGKGFTSSSNLLTHLRVHTGERPFTCSQCGKGFTRSSHLQRHQRVHVPSQGD